A window from Populus trichocarpa isolate Nisqually-1 chromosome 3, P.trichocarpa_v4.1, whole genome shotgun sequence encodes these proteins:
- the LOC7475691 gene encoding exportin-T, protein MDDVEKAILISFEESGAIDSALKSQALSFCQQIKETPTVCRICIEKLCFCNLVQVQFWCLQTLHEVIRVKYAMLSLEEKDFIRKSVFSMCCFEVIDDKNNNAVRILEGAPAFIKNKLAQVFVTLVYFDYPLIWSSVFVDFLPHLRKGAVVIDMFCRILNALDDELISLDYPRTPEEMGVAGRVKDAIRQQCIAQIVNVWYEIVSMYRNSDLDLCSSVLESMRRYISWIDIGLIVNDAFIPLLFQLILVSGGSEQLQGAAAGCVLAVVSKRMDHQSKLAILQNLQINRVFGLVTGDIDSELVSKVAALITGYAVEVLECYKRVNTEDAKGVSLELLNEVLPSVFYVMQNCEVDNTFSIVQFLSCYVTTMKSLSPLREKQLHHVGKMLEVLCAQIRYDPIYRENLDMLDKIGREEEEKMVEFRKDLFVLLRSVARVAPDVTQMFIRNSLVSCISSVSERNVEEVEASLSLLYALGESLSDEAIKTGSGLLGELVPTLISTRFQCHFNRLVALVYLETITRYIKFVQEHTEYVPMVLTAFLDERGIHHPNFHVRRRASYLFMRVVKLLKAKLVPFIESILQSLQDTVTRFTSLNHTSNDFLGSEDGSHIFEAIGLLIGMEDVPSEKQSDYLSSLLTPLCHQVETLLINANALSPEESPAKIANIQQVIMAINALSKGFSERLVTASRPAIGVMFKKTLDVLLQILVVFPKIEPLRNKVTSFIHRMVDTLGASVFPFLPKALGQLLAESEPKEMVGFLVLLNQLICKFSTSVHDIVEEVFPAIAGRIFSLIPTEPFPLGHGTNSEEIRELQELQKTLYTFLHVITTHDLSSVFLSPKSRDYLDKMMQLLLQSACHHEDILVRKACVQIFIRLIKDWCTRPDVEAKVPGFRSFIIDGFAKNCCFYSALDKSFEFHDANTLILFGEIVLAQKVMYEKFGDGFLIHFVTNCFTTAHCPQDVAAQYCQKLQGNDMKALRSFYQSVIENLRLRQQQNGNLVFR, encoded by the exons ATGGATGATGTTGAAAAAGCGATACTTATAAGTTTTGAAGAATCGGGCGCTATAGATTCAGCTCTAAAATCACAAGCACTCTCTTTCTGTCAGCAAATTAAGGAAACCCCAACTGTATGCCGTATTTGCATTGAGAAGTTATGTTTTTGCAACCTCGTTCAGGTTCAATTTTGGTGTTTGCAGACTTTACATGAGGTTATTAGGGTTAAATATGCTATGTTGAGCTTAGAAGAGAAGGATTTCATTAGGAAATCTGTGTTTTCTATGTGTTGTTTTGAGGTTATTGATGATAAGAATAACAATGCTGTTAGGATTTTAGAGGGTGCCCCTGCATTTATAAAGAATAAGCTTGCGCAGGTTTTTGTCActttggtttattttgattacCCTTTAATTTGGTCTTCggtgtttgttgattttttgcCTCATTTGAGGAAAGGGGCGGTGGTTATTGATATGTTCTGTAGGATTTTGAATGCTTTGGATGATGAATTGATTAGTTTAGATTACCCACGGACACCCGAGGAGATGGGGGTTGCGGGGCGGGTTAAGGATGCTATAAGGCAGCAATGCATAGCGCAGATAGTGAATGTTTGGTATGAAATTGTTTCTATGTATCGGAATTCTGATCTGGACCTTTGCTCTAGTGTGTTAGAATCAATGAGGAGGTATATTTCATGGATTGATATTGGGTTGATTGTGAATGATGCATTCATTCCATTATTATTTCAGCTGATTTTAGTTAGTGGGGGATCTGAGCAACTTCAGGGTGCTGCCGCGGGGTGTGTTTTGGCAGTGGTTTCCAAGCGGATGGATCATCAATCAAAGTTAGCAATATTGCAGAATCTTCAGATAAATAGGGTTTTTGGGTTGGTAACTGGAGATATTGACTCAGAGTTGGTGTCAAAAGTAGCTGCATTGATTACAGGGTATGCCGTTGAGGTTTTGGAGTGTTATAAACGGGTGAATACGGAAGATGCTAAGGGTGTTTCTCTGGAGCTTTTGAATGAAGTTTTGCCATCTGTTTTTTATGTAATGCAGAACTGTGAGGTGGACAACACATTTAGTATTGTGCAGTTTCTCTCTTGTTATGTTACCACTATGAAGAGCCTTTCTCCATTGAGAGAGAAACAACTGCATCATGTGGGGAAGATGTTGGAAGTTCTTTGTGCACAAATTCGTTACGATCCTATCTACCGTGAAAATCTTGATATGCTGGATAAGATTGGGAGAGAGGAGGAAGAAAAGATGGTGGAATTTAGAAAGGACCTATTTGTGTTGTTACGTAGCGTGGCTCGCGTGGCACCGGATGTTACTCAAATGTTTATCAGAAACTCTTTAGTCAGTTGTATCTCATCTGTGTCAGAAAGAAATGTTGAAGAGGTAGAagcttctctttctcttttgtaTGCACTTGGAGAGTCATTAAGTGATGAAGCCATAAAAACTGGAAGCGGACTGTTGGGCGAATTGGTGCCAACCCTCATTTCGACTAGGTTTCAGTGCCATTTTAATAGGTTAGTTGCACTTGTGTATTTGGAGACTATAACTAGATATATCAAGTTTGTCCAGGAGCATACCGAGTATGTCCCCATGGTTTTGACTGCATTTCTGGATGAGAGAGGAATTCACCACCCAAACTTCCATGTGAGGCGTAGAGCTAGTTATCTGTTCATGAGGGTTGTGAAATTGCTAAAAGCAAAGCTTGTTCCTTTCATAGAGTCAATTTTGCAG AGCCTCCAAGATACAGTAACTCGGTTTACATCTCTGAATCATacatcaaatgattttttaggATCTGAAGATGGTAGCCACATCTTTGAG GCAATTGGTCTCTTAATTGGGATGGAAGATGTACCATCTGAAAAGCAATCTGATTATCTATCTTCACTGCTCACCCCTCTTTGCCATCAG GTGGAAACATTACTCATAAATGCCAATGCACTGAGTCCGGAAGAATCTCCAGCGAAAATTGCTAATATTCAGCAAGTAATCATGGCAATTAATGCACTCAGCAAG GGTTTTAGTGAGCGTCTGGTAACCGCGAGTCGCCCTGCAATAGGTGTCATGTTTAAGAAG ACATTGGATGTTCTCCTCCAAATACTTGTTGTTTTTCCAAAGATAGAGCCTTTACGGAACAAG GTTACGTCCTTCATTCATCGTATGGTAGATACTTTAGGTGCATCTGTATTTCCATTCCTTCCCAAGGCATTGGGACAATTGCTTGCAGAAAGTGAG cCAAAGGAAATGGTTGGTTTTCTTGTTCTACTCAATCAGCTTATATGCAAATTCAGCACCTCGGTGCATGACATAGTGGAGGAAGTTTTTCCTGCTATTGCTGGTAGAATATTTAGTCTTATCCCAACTGAACCATTTCCTTTAGGACATGGAACCAATTCTGAG GAAATTCGTGAATTACAAGAACTCCAAAAAACATTGTACACATTTCTTCATGTGATAACTACACATGATCTATCTTCAGTCTTCCTTTCACCTAAGAGTAGAGACTACTTGGATAAGATGATGCAGTTGCTACTTCAGTCAGCTTGCCATCACGAGGATATTCTTGTGAGGAAG GCATGTGTGCAGATAttcattagattaattaaagaCTGGTGTACAAGACCTGATGTTGAAGCAAAG GTACCTGGTTTCCGAAGCTTTATAATCGATGGCTTTGCTAAGAACTGTTGTTTTTACAGCGCACTTGACAAATCCTTTGAGTTTCATGATGCAAACACT CTCATTCTGTTTGGAGAAATTGTACTTGCTCAGAAGGTTATGTACGAGAAGTTTGGTGATggttttcttattcattttgTAACAAATTGCTTTACTACTGCACATTGCCCTCAAGATGTAGCTGCACAATATTGCCAGAAGTTGCAG GGTAATGATATGAAGGCATTGAGATCATTCTACCAGTCAGTCATTGAGAATTTACGACTGCGACAGCAACAGAACGGAAACCTTGTTTTCAGATAG